From Quercus robur chromosome 8, dhQueRobu3.1, whole genome shotgun sequence:
ttgcctaggacttgagcatggcttccatccccaaaggtcacatagtcacccaccttttctttgagtgacttaaacagtgacttatcccctgtcatatggcgagaacacccactatcaagataccacaaacaagcattaaacacctttaaagaggtatgcacaaataggttcacatgtgatagacactcttgaccttcaaacacaaactcatcatcaggtttcatgctacttttagattgatttttcattttcagattctcaatcatttcacacaacattctattctttcttttatatttcttaatcaatgattttgattcagatatgctactgtgtaagacaagattctgattctcaagaaatttcagcatgtgaacaaaaactctagcatgtttcttagtttttaataactctacaaggtcatcagtaagacacctttcagtcatgtgcatagagacattttcacaaacacttgagctacaattcaacaTGGTATAAACAAGAATAGCaaccacaacacaggggtctaggatcacacaaatggtaatgacaccaaacagctgtgtacccgctctgataccaattgaaagttcaaaaacgtgtacaaaaacacttttgaacgtttagacccccaaaaaccaatttaatcaacacacgcaatatgttaaacaatagtgtgcggaaacttaacatatgctataacatggtattgattaaacaactatctaagccacaacaaaataaaccacagcaaataatgtaaaggcagagatagagaggaaggaagatgcaaacacagcgataacaccagatatgttatcgaagaggaaaccgaagacctcggcgaaaaacctctccgccgccctccaagcggtaatcaatccactagaaaatacagttgggatacaaggacagcaatagaccctccaagcctaatctacccaatacacctaagccctccaagcttcttgctccaacgaggttgcgccgaacctttttcttttctagctttccggattccgctactacaccgtagcatcaaccaatgaatattggctccttcctaactgcttcccagaactccaaacgtctgtctcacagagatgataatggtgagaaccaggtttggtataaaggcctctcaaggatttgacaatggagaggaagagagtgagggattttgatgagactctaaggtagagattgtgggtaaaacaatctggtttttctttagggtttctctctcaaaattctctctggaagctctctttcaatcgtgggttaaaagggtatttatactaaagaggagtggaatgcgaaacgtcaggtttttccaaaataggggtggctcgcggcttgacctcgcggcttgactaagtcgcgagttccagtcgcgagttaaccgtatggccagttgtcctgttttgtcctgtagtgctccagctagcatgactgttcatcttccagcatgcttggcacgtgtgcagattctggcgggttgaagccgcgagtccagtcgcgagtcccagccgcgactctctgttttcttgcacactcttgagcaatcttcacactatctcactcactacccttacaacaatcccacctaaatacagggttactaaatgctgaattacaagcaaatttggcacggaataaagccaattagatggttgaataaattcaaccttacacacttgttaggatatatgtgattcacttgttaggaacatatgtcactattttatgtaattgactaatcttttggcaaaatgcactttacttgtatttgggtagatctaggatgtgtttaatacttcaaggaacaaggtttcaagttcaagtgttaaaaccatgcaagtttgtccaagattcaagtgtaAAAAGTGttattcattaaatctcgatagctagcttgacagctagcatctattgagccttgaagagctgttccgGTCCGTGGCTTaacagcagctcgacagataaggtatctgtcaaggtttatgaaactcagaaTTTctggtttgtttttcatccaatccgtgattgtatgtttgggctttcttttttcacaaccctaaacgtataaaaagattattttaagggccatcaaaggtgacacaagttgcacaagtgttgagcaaagtttgttcaaacaAATTGTGACCGTAGACAGaatttaccctagttcatctttcttgtgaaaaagttgttgtgtttatgcattgtagggttttgtaaccaaggaacttttcgatcttcatcgtgtaatgaactgaagaactttgcaaccaacaaccttctctagttagtGATTGAAGTCGAATATTGGGATccgcgtaattggttagtcacgtactgggagccgtgcattaaaatgagagattgtcactacagaacaagtccaattgggtatcgaggtaagggttcaactgtaggttggtataaggtactgggattcctttacttgtaaccgcttgttgtgataatagtgaattctcataagtggtgaccttaaaatcactcgctGGGGTTTTTTGatgtgtaggttttccccattcataaacaaatcaccttgacaatttaattttcgctgcatacttagtttaatgggtgatttgtttgtgctaccacatacattgcatggatagaggacaaacTCTCATTAtatctcctttatttgatggcactaactatgtgtactggaaagtatgcatgagagcttCCTTGCAGTCTCTAGATAAGAAAgtatggcaagctgtggagataggctggaccaagccaaaggaagcgccagccgattgggatgatgccaagatcaaggcggaaaacttcaacagcagggcattgaatgtTTTGTTCAGTGTAGTCACTAATGAgaaattcaagaagatatcctccactgaaactacaaaggaagcatggaccatcctccaaacaacctatgaaggaactaaggctgtTAAGGATTCGAAGTTTCAGAGGCTCATTACAAGTTTCGAAGAGATCAAGATGGGAgaggatgagtcgttcgatgagttctatgccaagctaaaggacatagtgaactcaactttcaatcttggggaatccattcctaaacccaagattgtgagaaaggtgttTAGATCTCTACTTGAGATATTCCATGCTAAGATCACCGCAATTGAGGAATCAACGGACATCGACAAGATTCCTTGACAGAGTTGGTTGGTaatctgcagacctatgagttagGTTTAACAAGAATTGGCAAGTCGGGTAAGGGCAAGAGCAtagcattgaaggccaagagtagtgatattgatgagtcttcaaacgatgaagattctaagataaAGTCCTATATTacaaggcaattcaagaagttcatgaagaatgccaatgggaagggcttTGACAAGGACCGTAAGCAATCTAGTTCCTTTCAGTTCAAAaaccaagacaaagggaagaaggatgctagggatggtggTTAGTACACGGATGGTCATGCGTAGAacttctttaagttgttggcaTTCCACGGCTGGGGAAGCGGCCTCTCGTCaaggtcttccaagtagtaggcccctgcgCCAGCGATGGCGGTAACTCTGTACGGTCCTTCCCAggtttgagcaagcttccctgcagctaCGTCTCGCATGTTTCCTACGACCTTTCTTAGTACCAATTCTCTggcactgaattccctcccCTTTACATCTCGGTTGTATCTTTGGGCTagtttctgctgatactcgACGAGCCGTATGGTtgcggcctccctgcattcttctagccagtCTAAAcgctccatcatcaggtcggcgttctAGGCGGGGTCAAACCCCATGACCCGTGTACTACATAAGCttacctcggttggtatcataGCCTTCGCCCCGTATGTCAAAGAGAAAGGGGTCTCGCCCGTGGATCTTCTGGGGGTCGTACGGTAAGCCCATAATACATTGGGTAGCTCTTCAGCCCATCTTCCTTTTGCCCCATCCAACCtcctcttgagcccgttcaaaatcgTCTTGTTCACTGCCTTggcttggccgttgctttgtggaaaagccggggttgaatacttgttcctaATGCCGAGATCGCTGCAGAAGGCCTGAAAAGCTTTGCTatcgaactgtagcccattcTCTGTTACTAGCGAAtttggcaccccaaaccttgtgactatgtttttccatacaaactttttcacgtcagtatcccggatgTTTGCCAAGGCCTCGGCTTCcgcccattttgtgaaataatctaCAGCCACtaatacaaaacggcggtttcctattgctcgggggaatgggcCAAGGATGTCAAGCCCtcattgcgcgaacggccacGGGCTGCTAATGGGGTTCAGACGACCTGCTGGCTGATGGATCAaaggggcgtgcttttgacactgTTCACACCTCCAGACATATTCGACGACATCcctctgcatctgtggccaccaaaacccctgggtCATCGCTCTATgcgctaaagatcgtcccctaACATGGACACCACACACTTCCTCATGTAGCTCGGTCAGAAGCTCGCTTACTTTCTTGGGATGTAAGCATAAAAGGTAAGGGCCTACGAAAGACCTTCGGTACAGTTTGTAATTCGAAGATAGCCAGTACCGGGAAGCTACCCGACGAATCTTTTTGGCCTCGTCTTCATCATCCAGAACTTTATCCTTGGCAAGGaaatctatgatcgggttcatccagcacgGATTGGCCATCGCTACCTTGGCAACCTCCACTCTGGCTTGGTCGTGAATACTTTTCACACtgatgcttggctcccttataagctCTATTGTGACTAGCTGTGGCGtatcctcggtagccgatgaagCTAATGTGGCTAGTGAGTCGGCGTGTTTGTTTTGTGACCGACCTACCTGGGACACCTTTACCGTTCCGAATTGACCAATAATCTGCTTGGCTGCACTTAGATAGGCTTTCATTTGAGAGTCCCGAGCTTCGAAACTTCCTATGAtttgataaacaaccagccgagagtctgaATAAATCTCAACATATTTTGCGCTTAGATGCAATACGGCCCTCAAACCGGCCAGTagggcctcatactcggcttcgttgtttGAGGCTTTAAatcccaatctgaaggagtgttccaatCGTATGCCCTCcagggtgattatgacaatactagccccggcccccataacATTTGAAGCACCGTCTACAAATACCTTCCACGGACGAATTTCTGCATTACAGATTACCTTGCCATCGTTCTTAGGtgtgaattctgcgatgaaatcTGCAAGAACCTATCCCTTTACCGAGCTTCTCGGTTGGTaccttatgtcaaacgatcccaaccgagtcccccatttagcaattcGGCCCGTGAAGTCTGATCTCTTTAACAGTGActgcaatggatactcggtgaggacgaacaccgTATGAGCCTGGAAGTAATGTGGCAACTTCCTAGTGGCATGTACCAGGGCTAAAACCAACTTCTCTAGGGGCAGGTACCTCGTCTCGGCATCTACCAAGGTTTTGCTTATGTAATACACTGGCATCTGTACTCTttggtcccttagtaacacagcacttacaGCATGATCGGTGACTgagaggtacataaacaaatccttCCCGGGCTCCGGGGTCGTCAACCTTGGTGCCTTTGCCAAGTATTCCTTCAGCTCTCGAAAAGCCTCATCACATCCCTCGTCCCaatgaaaccccttccacttcttcagaagttgataaaatggccggcagcgatcggcgaATTTGGAGATGAATCAGTTTAGGGCGGCTAACATCCCGGTAAGCACTTGCACTTCCTTGGGATTGCTTGGTGGTCTGAGACGGTTcacggcctctatttggtcggagTTGGCCTTTATTCCCCGAGtagagatcagataacccaggaacttgccagcccccacacCGAAAATGCACTTCTCGGCATTCAGGCGCAATTTATGCCTCCGTAGTATCTTGAATACTCCCCGGAGGTCTTCCGTATGTTGTGactcttttttgctttttaccaccatgtcgtcaatgtatacttcaaccgtgcatccaatttttCTCTCAgaacattctcgtcatcatCCGCTGGTACGTGGCCCCGgcgttcttcaatccaaacggcatgacctcgtaatGATAGTTTGCACTCAAGGagataaatgctgtcttttctcgatcctcgggcgccaaggcaatctggtagTAACTCGGGAAAGCATCCAGGAAGCTTATCCTTGGGTGCCTATACGTGGCGTCTACTAGTTGgtcaatcttgggcattgggAACGAGTCCTTGGGACAcgccttgttcaagtctgtgaagtccacacaaactctccatttaccgctcttcttcttcactataACTGtatttgctagccatctcgggaagaatatttctcttATCACTCCGGCTTCCTTCAGCCGCTGGACCTCTAAGTTTACTGCGTCGACATGTTCCTTTGACGCTCTTCTCAGTTTTTGCTTCTTcgggggaaatgatgggtccacattgagtttgtcgacaatgaactcgggatctacgccgggcacttcatacgggctCAGGCAAAAACTTCTACGTTCTGcaaaaggaacaacaacatctctaccttttctcggtcattcatgcttgtacctatctggaaataCCTATCAGTATTTGGAAAAATTCTAACCTTCAATACCTCCTCGGCCACGTCCGCCCTCGTTTCCCCTTGGggcttctgtaattgctataaagTTTCTTTCTCGGTTTGCTCCGCTTGTCCGAGGTGTTCACTTTTCCACCTGACCGCGGCGACAAGACACTGTCTCGCCACTTGTTGGTTCCCTCTCACCTCGGTGACTCCATACTCAGtgggaaattttactttcacgtcgAGGGTGGACGGAACAACCTTCATTGCGTGAATCCAtagcctccccaggattgcggtatACGGTgagaatgatcggactactatgaaggtcACTATAATtcccttgccttccatgtccacCGAGAGAGAGATTTGTCCCTCGGGAATCACGACTCTCTCGTCAAATGAGACCAGCGACGTGTCATatttcgccaaatcctgggtcttCAATCCGAGCCCTTCAAACAGGTCTGGGTACATGACGTTAGCCCCGCTTCCTTGGTctatcatcaccctcttcactaGGAACCCGTTTATCCGAGCCGTCACCACCAATGCATCGTCATGAGGTTGGACCATCCCTTCCAAATcgtcttctccgaacgagatggtCAGCCGttcaactttcttcttcttcttggctGAATCTCTTTCTGTGCAAGCCACTGTCAATACCCTTTTTGCTGTTGCCGTTCCTCTTGGTGCAACATGAATGACTTCGATCACCCCCAGTGGTGGCGGGagggggttccttttctgttggacGCCCTGGCCGGCTTCTCGATCAGTGGAGTctactacaaactctttcaggtacCCTGCCTTTACTAGCTGCCCGAGGTGATTTTTTAGTGCCTGACACTGCTCAGTGGTGTGCCCTTTGTCTCTATGGTATGTgcagtataggttttggttcctccgagatgggtcgccccccattttgtttggccacCTGAAGAATGATTCGTTCTTGATCCGATCTAAGATTTTGTGCACGGGCACTTTGAACGCCACATTAACTCCTTCAatttgcacctctggttcctgcattctgaagtctttTTTAGGTCTTGCCGGCACAACGCCTTGTCGAGATCTCCCGAGTAACGGAGCTTTCCCCCTGTTCTGTAGCCGATCATCCTCCAAGcatttgtactcctctatgtgTTTCataagttgcctcatatcctcgggaGGTCTTTTTGTCAATGACTCCCATAATTCAAAGTCTttggggagccccatcctgaaggtgcttgccgcaattttctcatttcctccaccaatctcgttgtagagttcccagtaccggctggcataactccgaagggtttctcCGACCCTCGTCTTTATGGAAAGTAGTGCGTCCACCGGCTGtggcactcggctgcatgtcacGAATCTACTGCCAAACtcttgaatcagctcggcgaagctacGAATGGAGCCTTTTtgtaacccattgaaccatctcagggcCGTTGAGCCGAGACTGGAggggaataccttacacatcaacgCATCATTGTGTGCATGCAAGGACATCAtatggatgtaatgactgacatgctccacaggGTCTGTCTTCCTATCGTGGGAATTGAATGGCGGTCGTGTAAATCTACTCGGCATAggggcccgttcaatctcattaGAGAACGGTGACCGGGCAGCCATTCGTAAGGCtcggctcatggcgtccatggcAGCATTATGGGGCTGCCGTTCCTCCGGTGATTCTGACCCTCGGTCATCGTATCCATGCGACCGTGAACGATCCTGGTGATGACGTGTCTCTCGGGAGTGTCGGTGTGACTCTTGAGAGCGTAATCGGTTTTGGAATCGTTGCGTACCAGATCAACTTGAGCCCTCTTCGCCCCAATTTCTCCTTTGCCGGAGGTTGCGATTCCTTTCTTGGTgtcgaccccttgcttccagctctaGATCCATTACCAGTCTATGCAACCGCTCCAGTtctcggtctctatcatcatactGCCTATGCGCCGAGACACCCGAAATCGTTCGGTGGGTCTGATCCAacccttctcccaatccggacctttcctctcctctggGGTGCTCCGTATCTTCCTGtcgtttctgccttctctccctccacgtcgatccccgagaagatcctatgGAACTGCTCGGTGCACGCCCTCCCGAACGCTCCTCGGACATTTCCCTTATTTGAGTCTTAGTTGAACCACAACTTCGTAGAAGAGCCctacggtgggcgccaattgtgggAACCAGAGGTGAGACTGTTGGGCTTAtactcacttgggctcacaatttatttgtagagtGGACTTTAAGATTTCCTACTCTAGGTCGTTCTtagcagagagactcaaagcaatattcattttctcttcctccttgactgttttttctcttttttttttttttctaaacccCCTCCTCTTCCCAAATTTctgctatttatagctaaggtttagtggggagattatgattacagccaccgctagtgctattgaaggtccaatattatctgctttaagtgggtgtttaggtgagagtgggatgcaacaattatggccttggaacttggtttcAGCTTAGTCGATTGTGCTCGGTAATGCAGTTCCCCGAGCATTTCATGGTTTTCTCGGACAGGGTTCATATGATTGTTCGGGAAAGTTTATGCCGAACACTTCTCAGGATTCGagacccaaaacttgtttttacatgaaggcagtttcaagaagggcttaGGACAATGGGGTCGTTCCATTGGGCCTGGGCCCATATGGGTCTTGGGATCTCGGTGCCATacaacaagtaaaaaaaaaaaaaaaatccttgattTCACAGAAGCATAAACtacaagacatatatcatgaataacctcgtaaatataaatcaataatcaatgtagcacaatgtgaaacaagaaacagatATAAATACATCAtagtatctccccctatcatagACAActtaactaaaacaaaatacatcaaaagccaaaaaatataaatacaagatgaagcacctagatacaatctaaaagctCTAAAgctccaaaacaacaaaaatatctCCCTATCAACAAAATCTCCTATCCAAATGTACTCCTCCATTTTGTGACGagttgccaaagggcaatcacacatcatcaaaaggaggtggtggaggtaatCATCTCAAACTCGCCAAGTCTGCACACCAAGCCTGAAGCTCCGTGAGAACATCCACTAGAAGCTGACCATGAGCTGCCTTAACGGTCATGACAGTGTCTAGAGTACGACAAATGCTAGAAACATCCGAAGCAGACGGTGGAGGAGCATTAGCAACAGTCGGATCGATAAACTCATCAGCAGCTGGATCacctgaagaagaaggaggaggaggtgcaCCAGAGGAAGACTCGACCCTAAGGCGTTTAGAGCTAGCTCTCATCTGAGCAGCTCTTTGTCAAAGGAaagtggcacctatgggagctatgATATGAACGGGCTCAGACGCCGGAAAATGCTTTAACCCTAAATGTAATAAAAtcctataaataaaaataggaaagaaaagagcatGAGCAGAAGAACTACTCTTATGAACCTCAACcaaagaatgaatgaaaagatAGGGAAAACTCATAGGAGCATCTGTGacaaaagcatacaaaaatgcacatctctcTATAGGAATAGTGTGCAAATGAGAGATGGGCTAGATCGATTGGTAAGAAATCCGGAAAAATAGATAATGAATCTCGGTCAACTTGTGAGAGGTGAttcgaggatcagaaccccattGGATAGAAGATCCAATAAGATATGACACGATGTCATCCAGGGGAGGAGACTCATTGTAAGGATAAACAGGATGCTGGACCATAGGCATCCCAAGAGCAGAGGCCACTACCATATGAGTAATGGTGTACTCTTCAGCTCGTATTCAACTCTTCACctgagtgttggaatcataggagtggacagagaggttcgagtagaactatCTGATCAAGGTAGCAGGAGGAGGATGGCCAACATCCAACAAAGGAAACCAGCCCCTGTGCTCAAAGTTTCTTCTAATTTCCAGGTCAAGCTCATCTAAAACTACTTTTTGCTCAACCCACACATTCCTAAGAATGTTCAGCTTCTTATACGTCTCTTGGTTTTTCTCACTTAGAAACCACTCACTATCAAATGatggagtagaagaagaagatgatgtccTATGAGCTCCagtcttcctaaccatgatgctaaAGAGCAAAAAGGACAGTCAGAAAagagacaaaagacaaaaacaagaaaacccaAGGGCGGACTGCAAGTTAGAACAgaaataatatagaaaataacaatctatataatgcatgaacaatatcaacccatgatgcatgctctaatgtagtgagaataagttcaatttcattataaaatcacaaaattggcttgagcatagagtttatatccaaaaaccccaaattttgaaaaacacttTCACGAATTTCAACAAACTAaccaattgatcattacacaagaTAGAGAACAGATTTTAATGATCAAATCAATTAATCTAACAAGCCATcaaattaagctcaattaaacaaaatccccaattcgggtagtttcaagccctagaaaaattcaattttttctcaaatcaacaattgatcaaattaaatacCAAGGAACAGTTTAATAAAATCCcataacaaaaacccaatgatcaattttgaaagaattgattgaaatcaacaaaaaccccaattttcCATAGGTTCGAAATTTcccaaaatgcatgaaacatgaaaataaatgaaaaatgaaggGCAAAAAGGTCTTACCGGCCTTAGAAGTAAAAAACCCTTGAAGAAATTTgagggaaaatgacaaaaaatttgcTTTGAACCTTGACCgatcaaagaaagagagaaagaacttttcgaaaaagtttgaatagtgacaaacacatgaaaaacttatgtttttaaaaactcTCTGAAcgattttcaattgatcgaaaacagattcgatcgattgaaaattacATTTGATTGATCTAGAACCAATCAAGCCAGGcagattcaaaataaatttttaatcgCAATTTCGATCAGTCGAGAGACAGGTTTGATCGATTGAAattctggaattttttttttgaaaaacagagcaattttatgcagaaactccttaaaatatagtattttatgaatagaatgcatgagtatgaaatgaaatgtttttcaaaaacacttgtatTGAACCAAGATCTTCCAAAAATAAGATCTTCAATCAATTTTCCTTAAATTCTCAAActtcaaacacattttgcattataATCAAGGAATTTTCAATCTTAAATGGCCaaaacaagatcacacacaataacatgtacaaagtttagcaaagagtaacttgtgtagtgtgtgcaactagaaAAAGTTTTAGATatatgtgaggtgatatgtgaagaGTAATCaagcacaatttctacaaaattcatcccataaatttgaaagagactatcacctaaaaagttacatcatataactcccacatctcctagaaaacaagtttgcaatcatgtaagtttcttgatttgcctcatattgtacacaccaattttatttgatcagaaacttattaaaaatagccaggataatgtacacaccaattttatttgattgatttaattatagttcaataatgtacacaccaattttagcatttaaaccgagactacaccttatgttctttttgtgcatgtgctacactttctcgagcacaaaatcttatgatatgcactaaggtgtttatgattggctagtaaacagtggtgagatggttatttatgcctttctcattaagttcaagtccaacaatcaaagacatgtgacttcaagatcaataaaaaataatcaaaaactataaacatcttaatgtacacaccaattttatttgattgatttaattatagtccaataatgtacacaccaattttagcatttaaactaaggctacaccttatgttctttttgtgcatgtgctacactttctcgagcacaaaatcttatgatatgcactaaggtgttcatgattggctagtaaatagtggtaagatggttatttatgtctttctcattaagttcaagtccaacaattaaaggcatgtgacttcaagatcaataaaaaataatcaaaaactataaacatcttcccacacaaTATGTACTACAAatctcaaactagtaaagtgcaataaataaactcatccaaactaaacaaggtacaaagacatgttatgtaaagataaattggccaaccttgatttcaaatccaagaaataatgcaaaaacacattttgcttcccttttcctttttttgaaaaaaaaaaatttattttgaaaaggaataacaaaaaacaatctagaatgaaatgcatgaatgttatgcaatgcaaatcctagaaaagtaaagaaaaaaaatggtcacaaagagtagagTAATGAaacacaaggaccatgtcagaaagactcactTAGATTGAGCCtcttgcatccaaaaccttttaaatGCAACTCTAGCATTGAAGTTATTATTCACATTAGAATGATGACCAACTCCAgaattggaataaaggtttaaagcctctACCAagtcaccaataagtaccataggatcttgtgcttgaggcacaggtacttttggtttatttgctcgcttagcagcttgcaacttgaaacttgaaacagtttggacgaataTGCCCAGACTTttaacaaaaatgacaaacccaagCAGGTCTATCATGCACCATGTCCTTAGGAGGGTTAGGagtcttaggtttagactctttaagatcaaccttaatcttcctaggaggtgtaacttctacAGGTTTGACAATCTCACTCATGGTGAGCTTAAAAGaaggaacaaagtttgtggaatgagtttcaggcacagagatgcttt
This genomic window contains:
- the LOC126696465 gene encoding uncharacterized protein LOC126696465, producing MSEERSGGRAPSSSIGSSRGSTWRERRQKRQEDTEHPRGEERSGLGEGLDQTHRTISGVSAHRQYDDRDRELERLHRLLVKAGYLKEFVVDSTDREAGQGVQQKRNPLPPPLGVIEVIHVAPRGTATAKRVLTVACTERDSAKKKKKVERLTISFGEDDLEGMVQPHDDALVVTARINGFLVKRVMIDQGSGANVMYPDLFEGLGLKTQDLAKYDTSLVSFDERVVIPEGQISLSVDMEGKGIIVTFIVVRSFSPYTAILGRLWIHAMKVVPSTLDVKVKFPTEYGVTEVRGNQQVARQCLVAAVRWKSEHLGQAEQTEKETL